One genomic region from Streptomyces sp. NBC_01304 encodes:
- a CDS encoding GNAT family N-acetyltransferase, protein MDYVIRQADPEEFPALGDLTVQAYLDDCLFPGPDYPYVMVLRDVAARAEGAETLVAVDEAGSLLGGVAFALAGSVQAQVSEPGEAEFRALAVAKAGRGRGVGAALVEACVQRARDAGCSGVRLSTAPDMRAAHRLYARLGFVRTPERDWSPVSDVTLLTYLLSL, encoded by the coding sequence ATGGACTACGTGATCAGACAGGCCGACCCCGAGGAGTTCCCGGCACTCGGCGACCTCACCGTGCAGGCCTACCTCGACGACTGCCTCTTCCCCGGCCCCGACTACCCGTACGTGATGGTGCTGCGCGATGTGGCGGCCCGCGCCGAGGGCGCCGAGACCCTGGTCGCCGTGGACGAAGCGGGCAGCCTCCTCGGCGGCGTGGCCTTCGCCCTCGCCGGGAGCGTGCAGGCGCAGGTCTCCGAGCCGGGCGAGGCCGAGTTCCGCGCCCTCGCGGTGGCGAAGGCGGGGCGCGGCCGGGGCGTGGGGGCGGCGCTGGTGGAGGCCTGCGTGCAGCGGGCGCGGGACGCCGGGTGCTCGGGGGTCAGACTGTCCACGGCACCCGACATGCGAGCCGCCCACCGGCTCTACGCACGGCTCGGTTTCGTACGGACGCCGGAGCGGGACTGGTCGCCCGTCTCCGACGTCACGCTGCTCACCTATCTGTTGAGCCTGTAG
- a CDS encoding sugar ABC transporter substrate-binding protein yields MKRKLIAAVGVAAMMTGIAACGDDGGSNSSKNPKDRDETLTVWLMVDAQSTWPELVEDVNAQFKKKYPNVKVKVQYQQWADKAKKLDTALGGDKFPDVVELGNTETMQYILNGALAEVDPKKYDNSDTWIQGLKDTCSFEGKLYCVPYYAGARVAIYNKDMLKKSTGKDTLPTTEDEFLKAMDKVQAEYGAKDKRFSSLYLPGRYWYAAQSYVAAYGGKIAEYDEGAKEWKATLSSPEAKKGLEHYINLVKKYNKADQTKDEQDHANVMANEKAAVLYGNGWEAGSVIDGKNNGNPKLKDKIATTGMPGPNGKALPSFIGGSDLAVTSKSKVADLGEEWVSMFTSEKSEGVLASKNILPNNTKQLEPLKTKPETAAVANAVPDAWFTPIAPGWTAIEKSNVLENVLLDILKGDSIDDATKKADAKINELINKE; encoded by the coding sequence ATGAAGCGCAAGCTCATAGCGGCCGTGGGTGTCGCGGCGATGATGACCGGAATCGCGGCCTGTGGTGACGACGGTGGCAGCAACTCGTCGAAGAACCCGAAGGACCGCGACGAGACCCTGACCGTCTGGCTGATGGTCGACGCGCAGAGCACCTGGCCGGAGCTGGTCGAGGACGTCAACGCGCAGTTCAAGAAGAAGTACCCGAACGTCAAGGTCAAGGTGCAGTACCAGCAGTGGGCCGACAAGGCCAAGAAGCTGGACACCGCGCTCGGCGGCGACAAGTTCCCGGACGTCGTGGAGCTCGGCAACACCGAGACCATGCAGTACATCCTGAACGGCGCGCTCGCCGAGGTCGACCCCAAGAAGTACGACAACTCGGATACCTGGATCCAGGGCCTCAAGGACACCTGCTCCTTCGAGGGCAAGCTCTACTGCGTCCCGTACTACGCGGGCGCCCGAGTGGCCATCTACAACAAGGACATGCTCAAGAAGTCGACCGGCAAGGACACCCTGCCGACGACCGAGGACGAGTTCCTCAAGGCGATGGACAAGGTGCAGGCCGAGTACGGCGCGAAGGACAAGCGCTTCTCCTCCCTCTACCTGCCGGGTCGTTACTGGTACGCGGCGCAGTCGTACGTCGCCGCGTACGGCGGCAAGATCGCCGAGTACGACGAGGGCGCCAAGGAGTGGAAGGCCACGCTCTCCAGCCCCGAGGCCAAGAAGGGCCTCGAGCACTACATCAACCTGGTCAAGAAGTACAACAAGGCCGACCAGACGAAGGACGAGCAGGACCACGCCAACGTCATGGCGAACGAGAAGGCCGCCGTGCTCTACGGCAACGGCTGGGAGGCCGGCTCCGTCATCGACGGCAAGAACAACGGCAACCCGAAGCTCAAGGACAAGATCGCCACGACCGGTATGCCGGGCCCGAACGGCAAGGCGCTGCCCTCCTTCATCGGCGGCTCCGACCTCGCGGTGACCAGCAAGTCCAAGGTCGCCGACCTGGGCGAGGAGTGGGTCTCGATGTTCACCTCGGAGAAGTCCGAGGGAGTGCTCGCGTCCAAGAACATCCTGCCCAACAACACCAAGCAGCTCGAGCCGCTGAAGACCAAGCCGGAGACCGCCGCGGTCGCCAACGCGGTGCCGGACGCCTGGTTCACGCCGATCGCCCCGGGCTGGACCGCGATCGAGAAGTCCAACGTTCTGGAGAACGTCCTCCTCGACATCCTCAAGGGTGACTCGATCGACGACGCCACCAAGAAGGCGGACGCGAAGATCAACGAGCTGATCAACAAGGAGTAG
- a CDS encoding carbon starvation CstA family protein, with translation MRTASPRTIVIWSLVALVGAAGWTVLALSRGEEVSATWMVAAALGSYAIAYRFYSKFIVDRVLKVDKTRATPAERLDNGIDFHPTDRRVLLGHHFAAIAGAGPLVGPVLAAQMGYLPGTIWIIVGVIFAGAVQDMVVLFFSTRRNGKSLGQMARDEIGPFGGAAALLAAFSIMIILLGVLALVIIGALAQSPWGTFSIAMTIPIALFMGFYLRVIRPGRVSEVSLIGVGLLLLAIVSGRWVAESSLADTFTLDAKTLVWWLIGYAFVASVLPVWTLLAPRDYLSTFMKVGTIALLAIGVVIAAPTLKMDAITDFASRGDGPVFAGSLFPFVFITIACGALSGFHALISSGTTPKMIEKESQIRMIGYGSMLMESSVAVMALVAASIIDPGLYFSMNAPAGVVGETVKSASQAVANFGYSISPADLAKAAADVEEASLNHRTGGAPTLAIGVSEIFSKVTGSGMKAFWYHFAIMFEALFILTALDAGTRVGRFMLQDMLGNVVKPFRDVSWKPGLLISSAAVVGLWGYFLWAGVNDPLGGINQLFPIFGISNQLLAAVALTVCTTLLIKSGRLKWAWITGIPLAWDATVTLTASFQKVFSGDPRLGFFAQRDLYQGMLDSGKFPPGMTAEKARTIVTNSTVDGVLSAVLALLIVIVIADATRVCIRHVRNPDASRLSEAPYVESKLKAPAGLWATAEEKREEARDAVGAPPGS, from the coding sequence GTGCGCACTGCAAGTCCTAGAACCATCGTGATCTGGTCGCTCGTGGCGCTGGTCGGCGCCGCCGGATGGACCGTGCTCGCGCTGTCGAGGGGCGAGGAGGTGTCGGCCACCTGGATGGTCGCCGCCGCCCTCGGCTCGTACGCGATCGCCTATCGCTTCTACTCGAAGTTCATCGTCGACCGGGTGCTCAAGGTCGACAAGACCCGCGCCACCCCGGCCGAACGCCTCGACAACGGCATCGACTTCCACCCGACCGACCGCCGGGTGCTGCTCGGGCACCACTTCGCCGCGATCGCGGGCGCCGGGCCGCTGGTGGGACCGGTGCTCGCCGCCCAGATGGGATACCTGCCCGGCACCATCTGGATCATCGTCGGCGTGATCTTCGCGGGGGCCGTACAGGACATGGTCGTCCTGTTCTTCTCAACTCGGCGCAACGGCAAGTCCCTCGGCCAGATGGCACGCGACGAGATCGGGCCGTTCGGCGGGGCCGCCGCGCTGCTCGCCGCGTTCTCCATCATGATCATCCTGCTCGGGGTGCTCGCGCTTGTGATCATCGGTGCTCTCGCCCAGTCGCCGTGGGGCACCTTCTCCATCGCGATGACCATTCCGATCGCGCTGTTCATGGGCTTCTACCTGCGGGTGATCCGGCCGGGCCGGGTCTCCGAGGTCTCGCTGATCGGCGTCGGGCTGCTGCTGCTCGCGATCGTGTCGGGCCGGTGGGTCGCCGAGTCGTCGCTCGCCGATACGTTCACGCTGGACGCCAAGACGCTGGTCTGGTGGCTGATCGGGTACGCGTTCGTCGCCTCCGTGCTGCCGGTCTGGACGCTGCTCGCCCCGCGTGACTACCTCTCCACCTTCATGAAGGTCGGCACCATCGCGCTGCTCGCGATCGGCGTGGTCATCGCGGCGCCGACCCTGAAGATGGACGCGATCACCGACTTCGCGAGCCGCGGCGACGGGCCGGTCTTCGCGGGCTCGCTCTTCCCGTTCGTCTTCATCACCATCGCCTGCGGTGCCCTCTCCGGCTTCCACGCGCTCATCTCCTCGGGCACCACCCCGAAGATGATCGAGAAGGAGTCGCAGATCCGGATGATCGGGTACGGCTCCATGCTGATGGAGTCGTCCGTCGCGGTCATGGCGCTCGTGGCGGCCTCGATCATCGACCCGGGGCTCTACTTCTCGATGAACGCCCCGGCCGGGGTCGTCGGGGAGACGGTCAAGTCCGCCTCGCAGGCGGTCGCGAACTTCGGCTACTCCATCTCCCCCGCCGACCTGGCCAAGGCCGCGGCGGACGTCGAGGAGGCCTCGCTCAACCACCGCACGGGTGGCGCGCCCACGCTCGCGATCGGGGTCTCGGAGATCTTCTCCAAGGTCACCGGGTCCGGCATGAAGGCCTTCTGGTACCACTTCGCGATCATGTTTGAGGCGCTGTTCATCCTGACCGCGCTCGACGCCGGCACCCGGGTCGGCCGGTTCATGCTGCAGGACATGCTCGGCAACGTCGTCAAGCCCTTCCGCGACGTGAGCTGGAAGCCCGGTCTGCTCATCAGCAGCGCGGCCGTGGTGGGCCTGTGGGGCTACTTCCTGTGGGCCGGCGTGAACGACCCGCTCGGCGGGATCAACCAGCTCTTCCCGATCTTCGGCATCTCCAACCAGCTGCTCGCGGCGGTCGCGCTGACCGTCTGCACCACCCTGCTGATCAAGTCCGGCCGGCTCAAGTGGGCCTGGATCACCGGGATTCCGCTCGCCTGGGACGCGACAGTGACCCTGACGGCGAGCTTCCAGAAGGTCTTCTCGGGCGACCCCAGGCTGGGCTTCTTCGCCCAGCGCGACCTGTACCAGGGCATGCTCGATTCGGGGAAGTTCCCGCCGGGCATGACTGCCGAGAAGGCACGCACCATCGTCACCAACTCCACGGTGGACGGCGTCCTTTCCGCCGTGCTCGCGCTCCTCATCGTGATCGTCATCGCCGACGCGACCCGCGTCTGCATCCGGCACGTCCGCAATCCGGACGCGTCCCGGCTCAGTGAGGCGCCGTACGTCGAGTCGAAGCTGAAGGCACCGGCCGGGCTCTGGGCCACGGCCGAGGAGAAGCGGGAGGAGGCACGCGATGCTGTCGGTGCTCCGCCGGGCAGCTAG
- the mctP gene encoding monocarboxylate uptake permease MctP, with translation MKDGVNGVALAVFIFFFLAVTVMGFLASRWRKAETDSLDEWGLGGRSFGTWVTWFLLGGDLYTAYTFVAVPAAVYAAGAAGFFAVPYTILVYPLIFTFLPRLWSVSHKHGYVTTSDFVRGRFGSKGLSLAVAVTGILATMPYIALQLVGIQAVLDVMGVGGGEGTHWFIKDLPLLIAFGVLAAYTYSSGLRAPALIAFVKDTLIYIVIVVAIIYIPIKLGGFDAIFGAAQDKFATPNPATGKPTGAIAPPEAGQWTYATLALGSALALFMYPHSITATLSSRSREVIRRNTTILPLYSLMLGLLALLGFMAIAAGVKVANGQLAIPQLFETMFPDWFAGVAFAAIGIGALVPAAIMSIAAANLFTRNIYKDFIKPDATPAQETKVSKLVSLLVKVGALVFVLTMDKTVAINFQLLGGIWILQTFPALVGGLFTRWFHRWALLAGWAVGMVYGTLAAWGVASPTQKHFGGSSKEIPGIGEIGYIGLTAFVLNVVVTVVLTFVLKAVKAPDGIDETSPSDYTADAGDPGVKTELPKATAGAGH, from the coding sequence ATGAAGGACGGCGTGAACGGCGTCGCACTCGCCGTCTTCATCTTCTTCTTCCTGGCCGTCACGGTCATGGGCTTCCTCGCCTCGCGCTGGCGCAAGGCCGAGACCGACAGCCTGGACGAATGGGGCCTCGGCGGCCGCTCGTTCGGCACCTGGGTCACCTGGTTCCTGCTCGGCGGCGACCTGTATACGGCCTACACCTTCGTGGCCGTCCCCGCGGCGGTCTACGCGGCGGGCGCGGCGGGCTTCTTCGCCGTTCCGTACACGATCCTCGTCTACCCGCTGATCTTCACCTTCCTGCCGCGTCTGTGGTCGGTGTCGCACAAGCACGGGTACGTCACCACGTCGGACTTCGTCCGTGGGCGCTTCGGCTCGAAGGGCCTGTCGCTGGCCGTCGCGGTCACGGGCATCCTCGCCACGATGCCGTACATCGCGCTGCAGCTCGTCGGCATCCAGGCCGTCCTGGACGTGATGGGCGTCGGCGGCGGCGAGGGCACCCACTGGTTCATCAAGGACCTGCCGCTGCTCATCGCCTTCGGCGTACTGGCCGCGTACACCTACTCGTCCGGCCTGCGGGCCCCGGCGCTGATCGCGTTCGTCAAGGACACGCTGATCTACATCGTCATCGTGGTCGCGATCATCTACATCCCGATCAAGCTGGGCGGGTTCGACGCGATCTTCGGCGCGGCGCAGGACAAGTTCGCGACGCCGAACCCGGCCACCGGCAAGCCCACCGGAGCGATTGCTCCGCCCGAGGCGGGTCAGTGGACGTACGCCACGCTGGCGCTCGGCTCGGCGCTCGCGCTGTTCATGTACCCGCACTCGATCACCGCGACGCTGTCCTCGCGCAGCCGCGAGGTGATCCGCCGCAACACCACGATCCTGCCGCTGTACTCGCTGATGCTGGGCCTGCTCGCGCTGCTCGGCTTCATGGCGATCGCGGCCGGGGTCAAGGTCGCTAACGGGCAGCTGGCGATCCCGCAGCTCTTCGAGACTATGTTCCCGGACTGGTTCGCGGGTGTGGCCTTCGCGGCGATCGGCATCGGCGCGCTGGTGCCGGCGGCGATCATGTCCATCGCGGCGGCGAACCTCTTCACGCGCAACATCTACAAGGACTTCATCAAGCCGGACGCCACGCCCGCGCAGGAGACCAAGGTCTCCAAGCTGGTGTCGCTCCTGGTGAAGGTGGGCGCGCTGGTCTTCGTCCTGACCATGGACAAGACGGTCGCGATCAACTTCCAGCTGCTCGGCGGCATCTGGATCCTGCAGACGTTCCCGGCCCTGGTCGGCGGCCTGTTCACGCGCTGGTTCCACCGCTGGGCGCTGCTCGCGGGCTGGGCGGTCGGCATGGTCTACGGCACGCTGGCCGCCTGGGGAGTCGCCTCGCCCACGCAGAAGCACTTCGGTGGCTCCTCGAAGGAGATCCCCGGCATCGGCGAGATCGGCTACATCGGTCTGACGGCCTTCGTGCTCAACGTCGTCGTCACGGTGGTCCTGACCTTCGTCCTCAAGGCGGTCAAGGCCCCGGACGGAATCGACGAGACCTCGCCGTCGGACTACACGGCGGACGCGGGCGACCCGGGCGTCAAGACGGAGCTGCCGAAGGCGACGGCGGGCGCCGGGCACTGA
- a CDS encoding YbdD/YjiX family protein has translation MLSVLRRAARHVRWYVRELTDESAYDRYVAHLRKGHPGASVPSRREFERMRTKMQEADPRRGFRCC, from the coding sequence ATGCTGTCGGTGCTCCGCCGGGCAGCTAGGCACGTCCGTTGGTACGTACGGGAATTGACTGATGAGTCGGCATACGACAGGTATGTCGCGCATCTCCGGAAGGGGCATCCGGGGGCTTCTGTGCCGTCACGGCGGGAGTTCGAGCGGATGCGTACGAAGATGCAGGAGGCCGACCCCAGGCGGGGCTTCCGCTGCTGTTAG
- a CDS encoding ribonucleotide-diphosphate reductase subunit beta gives MPVIMSNKNLLDPGFELTLRPMRYPDFYERYRDAIKNTWTVEEVDLHSDVTDLAKLSPGEQHMIGRLVAFFATGDSIVANNLVLTLYKHINSPEARLYLSRQLFEEAVHVQFYLTLLDTYLPDPEDRNAAFAAVENIPSIKEKADFCFKWMDSVESIDRLESKADRRRFLLNLICFAACIEGLFFYGAFAYVYWFRSRGLLHGLATGTNWVFRDETMHMNFAFEVVDTVRKEEPELFDDELQQQVVDMLKEAVEAELQFGRDLCGEGLPGMNTESMREYLQCVADQRLQRLGFAPVYGSENPFSFMELQGVQELTNFFERRVSAYQVAVEGSVSFDDEF, from the coding sequence ATGCCAGTAATCATGAGTAACAAGAACCTGCTCGACCCGGGCTTCGAACTCACCCTGCGCCCCATGCGCTACCCCGACTTCTACGAGCGCTACCGGGACGCGATCAAGAACACCTGGACCGTCGAGGAGGTCGACCTCCACTCGGACGTCACCGACCTCGCCAAGCTCTCGCCGGGGGAGCAGCACATGATCGGCCGCCTGGTCGCGTTCTTCGCGACCGGCGACTCGATCGTCGCGAACAACCTCGTCCTCACGCTCTACAAGCACATCAACTCCCCTGAGGCGCGGCTGTATCTCTCGCGCCAGCTGTTCGAGGAGGCTGTGCACGTCCAGTTCTATCTGACGCTGCTCGACACCTACCTCCCCGACCCGGAGGACCGCAACGCCGCCTTCGCCGCCGTCGAGAACATCCCCTCGATCAAGGAGAAGGCCGACTTCTGCTTCAAGTGGATGGACTCGGTCGAGTCGATCGACCGCCTGGAGTCGAAGGCCGACCGCCGCCGCTTCCTGCTGAACCTGATCTGCTTCGCGGCGTGCATCGAGGGGCTGTTCTTCTACGGGGCGTTCGCCTATGTGTACTGGTTCCGGTCGCGGGGGTTGCTGCACGGGCTCGCCACGGGGACGAACTGGGTCTTCCGGGACGAAACCATGCACATGAACTTCGCCTTCGAGGTCGTGGACACCGTCCGCAAGGAGGAGCCCGAGCTCTTCGACGACGAGCTCCAGCAGCAGGTCGTCGACATGCTGAAGGAAGCCGTCGAGGCGGAGCTGCAGTTCGGGCGCGACCTGTGCGGCGAGGGCCTGCCCGGCATGAACACCGAGTCCATGCGCGAGTACCTGCAGTGCGTCGCCGACCAGCGCCTGCAGCGGCTCGGCTTCGCTCCGGTGTACGGCTCGGAGAACCCCTTCTCCTTCATGGAGCTCCAGGGCGTCCAGGAGCTGACCAACTTCTTCGAGCGCAGGGTGTCGGCGTACCAGGTGGCGGTGGAGGGCTCGGTGTCGTTCGACGACGAGTTCTGA
- a CDS encoding GntR family transcriptional regulator produces MGTDAGRTQPEVNTASGASGESATAGRTARVPKYYRLKKHLLDMTETLPPGTPVPPERTLAAEFDTSRTTVRQALQELVVEGRLERIQGKGTFVAKPKVSQSLQLTSYTEDMRAQGLEPTSQLLDIGYITADDRLAELLDITTGGRVLRIERLRLANAEPMAIETTHLSAKRFPALRRSLVKYTSLYTALSEVYDVRLAEAEETIETSLATPREAGLLGTDVGLPMLMLSRHSLDAQGQPVEWVRSVYRGDRYRFVTRLKRPND; encoded by the coding sequence ATGGGCACCGACGCTGGCAGGACGCAGCCCGAAGTGAACACCGCGAGCGGCGCATCGGGTGAGTCCGCGACCGCCGGGCGCACCGCGCGCGTGCCCAAGTACTACCGGCTCAAGAAGCACTTGCTGGACATGACCGAGACGCTGCCGCCCGGCACACCGGTCCCGCCGGAGCGCACCCTGGCCGCCGAGTTCGACACCTCGCGCACCACCGTGCGCCAGGCCCTGCAGGAGCTCGTCGTCGAGGGCCGGCTCGAGCGGATCCAGGGCAAGGGCACCTTCGTCGCCAAGCCCAAGGTCTCCCAGTCGCTCCAGCTCACCTCGTACACCGAGGACATGAGGGCACAGGGCCTCGAACCCACCTCGCAGCTCCTGGACATCGGCTACATCACCGCCGACGACCGCCTCGCCGAACTGCTCGACATCACCACCGGCGGCCGCGTCCTGCGCATCGAGCGCCTGCGCCTCGCGAACGCCGAGCCGATGGCGATCGAGACCACCCATCTGTCGGCCAAGCGCTTCCCCGCCCTGCGCCGCTCGCTCGTCAAGTACACCTCTCTCTACACGGCACTCTCCGAGGTGTACGACGTACGGCTCGCGGAGGCCGAGGAGACGATCGAGACGTCCCTCGCGACCCCGCGCGAGGCCGGCCTGCTCGGCACGGACGTCGGGCTTCCGATGCTGATGCTGTCGCGGCACTCGCTCGACGCACAGGGGCAGCCGGTGGAGTGGGTGCGGTCGGTGTACCGGGGCGACCGCTACCGGTTCGTGACGCGCCTGAAGCGCCCGAACGACTGA
- a CDS encoding DUF3311 domain-containing protein has product MPEESGSPEVTRPAPVVTPVRVVIALCLFAPFVAMLWVGSYAKTEPTVGGIPFFYWYQMLWVLISTVLTMTAYTLWNRDQRARKAAAQAAQAQTQGGGASA; this is encoded by the coding sequence ATGCCCGAAGAGTCAGGTTCGCCTGAAGTGACAAGACCAGCGCCGGTGGTGACACCGGTGCGCGTCGTCATCGCGCTCTGCCTGTTCGCGCCGTTCGTGGCGATGCTCTGGGTGGGTTCGTACGCGAAGACCGAGCCCACGGTCGGCGGCATCCCGTTCTTCTACTGGTACCAGATGCTGTGGGTGCTGATTTCCACCGTGCTGACGATGACCGCGTACACGCTGTGGAACCGTGACCAGCGCGCCCGCAAGGCCGCCGCTCAGGCCGCTCAGGCCCAGACTCAGGGCGGGGGTGCGTCGGCATGA